The following are encoded in a window of Mycobacterium sp. ELW1 genomic DNA:
- a CDS encoding spirocyclase AveC family protein, which produces MTELKSPNRTKSTAVVSASPKTLRPVLFWSSVGAVCVLVAAYVYISWIVSGNASPVNPGPDPIPGGTRFAMTAFQIVCPTLALVAIVYVVRKSLRERQLCVEAAVVIGSTIAWWHDPLINWFQPVLFYNAGLVNFGNWMENVPGSLSPGSRLMAEPVLMIGMIYIWMPLAMGSIARWAMGRARRQWPTLGPVRTFCCGWLAVYVIEFPLEIFAVHHGLVAYPASVPGVTLWAGQTVQLPVYGPILWSLVLSSSGALMFFRNRAGQIRVEAGVETLGSVGNRTKGLLRVLAVTGFLHVVAIGVYDLPVNLAGLYAGPTETYPTYLRTQYCGPDTPRACPDGTRFDDR; this is translated from the coding sequence GTGACCGAACTGAAGAGTCCTAACCGCACCAAGTCGACCGCTGTAGTATCCGCATCGCCCAAAACCCTTCGGCCGGTGCTTTTCTGGTCGAGTGTGGGCGCGGTGTGCGTGCTGGTCGCGGCTTACGTGTACATCTCGTGGATCGTGTCGGGAAATGCGTCGCCGGTGAACCCGGGTCCCGATCCGATCCCTGGGGGCACCCGATTCGCGATGACCGCCTTCCAGATTGTCTGCCCGACACTGGCACTGGTCGCGATCGTCTACGTCGTCCGCAAGAGTCTGCGTGAGCGGCAGCTCTGCGTCGAGGCCGCCGTCGTGATCGGGTCGACAATCGCGTGGTGGCACGACCCGCTGATCAACTGGTTTCAACCGGTGCTGTTCTACAACGCCGGCCTGGTCAACTTCGGTAACTGGATGGAGAACGTGCCAGGTTCGCTCAGCCCCGGCAGTCGGTTGATGGCCGAACCGGTGCTGATGATCGGCATGATCTACATCTGGATGCCGCTGGCGATGGGTTCGATCGCGCGATGGGCCATGGGCCGCGCCCGCCGTCAGTGGCCGACGCTAGGGCCGGTCCGCACGTTCTGCTGCGGTTGGTTGGCGGTGTATGTCATCGAATTTCCACTCGAGATCTTCGCGGTGCATCACGGATTGGTTGCCTATCCCGCATCGGTCCCCGGCGTCACGCTGTGGGCCGGGCAGACCGTCCAGCTGCCGGTGTACGGCCCGATTCTGTGGTCCCTGGTGCTCAGCAGCAGCGGTGCCCTGATGTTCTTCCGGAACCGCGCCGGGCAGATCCGGGTCGAGGCGGGTGTGGAGACGCTGGGCTCGGTGGGCAATCGAACCAAAGGACTGCTCCGAGTGCTGGCGGTCACCGGGTTCCTGCACGTGGTGGCGATCGGCGTGTATGACCTGCCGGTGAACCTCGCCGGTCTCTATGCCGGACCCACCGAGACCTACCCGACCTATTTGCGCACGCAGTACTGCGGACCGGACACTCCTCGCGCCTGTCCGGACGGCACCCGGTTCGACGACCGGTAG
- a CDS encoding spirocyclase AveC family protein, translating to MPITATGLVPPATLNPSGVWFFNWVIPIGGSILIVLAIADAVRRRRLTWGFLFLFNSLAVYWMETIGDWGQMLFYSPTFAEHHLLEWLPLKTPHDPLFMPFAYAMYWGVHALLVLWLSQWVASKFGWSMLKSMVILAIPVNYIWDFIVEGAATAMGWWTYDPGIGPVLEWSNGGRITLLWTVGIMCTWPNLIAYWAGKPPIRGLNHFERFCRLDRFTVPKPPPSSLSDPTGTVVGAVATMEARQTKQQQFDDYLNYEVTIPRWRFELMRLGAWFVVFQISFFVFLVLPLVIMRWATGAESPYIP from the coding sequence ATGCCGATAACCGCCACCGGCTTGGTGCCACCGGCCACCCTCAATCCGTCCGGCGTGTGGTTCTTCAATTGGGTCATTCCCATCGGCGGCAGCATCCTCATCGTGCTTGCGATCGCCGACGCTGTCCGCCGTCGTCGTTTGACCTGGGGCTTCCTCTTCTTGTTCAACAGCCTCGCCGTGTACTGGATGGAGACCATCGGCGACTGGGGGCAAATGCTCTTCTACAGCCCGACATTCGCCGAACATCATCTGCTCGAGTGGCTGCCCCTCAAGACCCCACACGACCCGCTGTTCATGCCATTCGCCTACGCGATGTACTGGGGAGTGCATGCCCTGCTGGTGTTATGGCTAAGCCAGTGGGTGGCGTCGAAGTTCGGCTGGAGCATGCTGAAATCGATGGTGATACTTGCGATCCCAGTGAACTACATCTGGGACTTCATCGTCGAGGGGGCGGCCACCGCGATGGGCTGGTGGACCTACGATCCCGGCATCGGGCCGGTGCTGGAGTGGAGCAACGGAGGCCGCATCACGCTGCTCTGGACCGTCGGCATCATGTGCACATGGCCAAACCTGATCGCCTACTGGGCAGGCAAGCCCCCGATTCGCGGGCTGAACCACTTCGAGCGATTCTGCCGACTAGACCGCTTCACGGTGCCCAAGCCGCCGCCGAGTTCATTGAGCGATCCCACTGGCACAGTTGTGGGTGCCGTTGCCACCATGGAGGCCCGACAGACCAAGCAGCAGCAGTTCGATGATTACCTGAATTACGAGGTCACGATTCCGCGCTGGCGTTTCGAGCTGATGCGACTCGGCGCCTGGTTCGTCGTCTTTCAGATCAGCTTCTTTGTGTTCCTGGTCCTGCCGCTGGTGATCATGCGCTGGGCGACTGGTGCCGAGAGCCCCTACATCCCCTGA
- a CDS encoding 3-carboxyethylcatechol 2,3-dioxygenase, with the protein MASERLVVCASHSPGKERDVERAFGHRFRSALAEAAERVARFDPDVVVLFGGDHRRAFRHVVPAFGVALSASILAEGGHPAGALDVPSALARGLCEHLLSAGYDVAACRDIELDHAFAQPVRDLVGELAAKPVIPVPVNCATAPLPAGRRVRDFGAEVGRFLDGLAERVLVIGTGGLSHAPPSLEVDAYDLSDEDRARIISEGMADARNKIRPDWDTEVLDAMASWDADALIRLVDTAHERAGAGANEVRTWLAAGAAGGARPVTPLVYEPVPEWITGMAVATSG; encoded by the coding sequence ATGGCGTCAGAGCGACTGGTTGTCTGCGCAAGCCACAGCCCAGGCAAGGAACGCGATGTCGAGCGTGCGTTCGGACATCGGTTCCGTTCCGCGCTGGCTGAGGCGGCCGAACGCGTAGCGCGGTTCGACCCCGACGTGGTGGTGCTGTTCGGTGGCGACCATCGCCGCGCCTTCCGCCACGTCGTGCCGGCGTTCGGAGTGGCATTGTCAGCATCGATTCTGGCCGAGGGTGGCCACCCGGCCGGTGCCCTCGACGTCCCCTCGGCGCTGGCGCGCGGTCTGTGCGAACACCTCCTGTCGGCGGGCTACGACGTGGCGGCGTGCCGCGACATCGAACTGGATCACGCGTTCGCCCAACCTGTCCGGGACCTCGTCGGCGAGTTGGCGGCCAAGCCGGTTATTCCCGTGCCCGTTAACTGTGCCACCGCTCCCCTGCCCGCCGGACGCCGGGTCCGGGACTTCGGTGCAGAGGTCGGCCGATTCCTCGACGGGCTCGCCGAGCGGGTGCTGGTGATCGGCACGGGCGGGCTGTCGCACGCTCCGCCGAGCTTGGAGGTCGACGCTTACGATCTCAGCGACGAGGATCGAGCGCGCATCATCTCCGAGGGTATGGCCGACGCGCGCAACAAGATTCGGCCGGATTGGGACACTGAAGTACTGGACGCGATGGCCAGTTGGGACGCGGACGCATTGATCCGACTCGTCGACACCGCTCACGAACGAGCCGGTGCCGGCGCGAACGAGGTCAGGACCTGGCTCGCGGCCGGCGCCGCGGGGGGAGCCCGCCCCGTCACGCCGCTGGTCTACGAGCCGGTGCCGGAGTGGATAACCGGCATGGCGGTCGCCACCTCGGGGTGA
- a CDS encoding alpha/beta hydrolase, translating to MPIVRRKPRAGEPSPSSTAPAWFVGALTEEPQHSDIDVDGCRIHLRAWGNSGLPPLIFVHGGAAHSGWWDHIAPFFSKSHRVIALDLSGHGDSEPRGKYNPYTWAREVLAAGAAAGPSGRPTIVGHSMGGFVASAAAAHYGEQIDSIIVIDSPLRDQAPEEARLRDRKRHSGGDMSREEILARFRPVPTQETVLPYIWSHIAEESIRKTPTGWSWKFDPAVFDTSLGRMPANQEKLERSIAEMPCRIGYVRSEAGLVSPDMADRIRSMLELRGPFVELAAAGHHPMLDQPLALVATLRTLLEMWSIT from the coding sequence ATGCCAATCGTTAGAAGGAAGCCCCGTGCGGGCGAGCCTTCACCGAGCTCGACGGCGCCGGCTTGGTTTGTCGGCGCACTGACCGAGGAGCCCCAACACTCCGACATCGACGTTGACGGCTGCCGGATACATCTGCGCGCATGGGGAAATTCCGGCCTACCGCCTTTGATCTTTGTTCACGGCGGAGCAGCTCATTCCGGATGGTGGGATCACATCGCACCGTTCTTCAGCAAGTCCCATCGCGTCATAGCCCTGGACCTCAGCGGACATGGCGATAGTGAGCCTCGCGGCAAGTACAACCCCTACACATGGGCGCGTGAAGTGCTCGCCGCCGGAGCCGCAGCCGGGCCGTCTGGTCGGCCAACCATTGTGGGTCACAGCATGGGCGGCTTTGTCGCATCCGCGGCGGCCGCTCACTACGGCGAGCAGATCGACAGCATCATCGTCATCGACTCACCGCTAAGGGACCAGGCGCCAGAAGAGGCACGACTTCGCGATCGAAAACGCCACTCGGGCGGTGATATGTCCAGGGAAGAAATCCTCGCCCGATTCCGGCCCGTACCCACGCAGGAGACGGTACTGCCCTACATTTGGAGCCATATTGCCGAGGAGTCGATACGGAAAACACCGACCGGATGGTCTTGGAAATTCGATCCCGCCGTCTTTGACACCAGCCTCGGCCGAATGCCGGCAAATCAGGAAAAGCTCGAGCGGTCAATAGCCGAGATGCCCTGCCGTATTGGATATGTCCGTTCAGAAGCTGGCCTGGTGTCGCCCGACATGGCCGATCGGATCCGGAGCATGCTTGAACTCAGGGGGCCCTTTGTGGAGCTCGCTGCGGCCGGCCACCACCCCATGCTTGATCAACCGCTGGCTCTTGTGGCCACGCTTCGGACATTGCTCGAGATGTGGTCGATTACCTAG
- a CDS encoding CaiB/BaiF CoA-transferase family protein, translating to MDDGGAPVLTGPLAGVTVVELAGMGPGPHAAMLLADLGAEVIRVQRPGDGTGGAQLRGRRIVSADLKDAADLDRVRKLIDGADVLLEGFRPGVTERLGLGPDECCRRNPGLVYARITGWGQTGPRAHQAGHDINYIGLTGLLHAMGDPDRPPTPPLNLIGDYGGGSMFAVVGVLAALFERHTSGRGQVIDAAIVNGAPVLGHVLWSMRADGRWSEDRGNNVFDGSAPFYCTYECADGRYIAVGALEPKFFAELLRVLGVEAAAVGAQRDQTGWPAMRELFAGIFGRHPRDHWTRAFADTDACVTPVLTIAEAMNDPHLLARNVFHDIGGVRQPGPAPLFSRTPAPVPAVAQIGPVVPGSQPPTR from the coding sequence GTGGATGATGGCGGCGCGCCGGTACTGACAGGCCCGCTGGCGGGCGTGACGGTCGTCGAACTGGCCGGCATGGGCCCCGGGCCGCACGCTGCCATGCTGCTCGCCGATCTGGGTGCCGAGGTGATCCGGGTCCAGCGACCCGGGGATGGCACCGGGGGAGCCCAATTGCGAGGGCGCCGAATCGTCTCGGCCGACCTCAAAGACGCCGCGGACCTCGACCGGGTGCGCAAGCTGATCGACGGAGCTGATGTCCTGCTTGAGGGATTCCGTCCCGGGGTCACCGAACGACTCGGTCTTGGTCCCGACGAATGTTGCCGTCGCAACCCGGGATTGGTCTATGCCCGTATCACCGGCTGGGGCCAGACGGGTCCACGTGCTCACCAGGCCGGGCACGATATCAACTACATCGGGCTCACCGGCTTGCTGCACGCCATGGGCGACCCCGACCGGCCGCCCACCCCGCCGCTGAACCTGATCGGCGATTACGGCGGCGGTTCGATGTTCGCCGTGGTCGGCGTGCTCGCCGCATTGTTCGAGCGGCACACCTCCGGGCGTGGCCAGGTGATCGATGCCGCGATCGTGAACGGAGCGCCGGTGCTCGGCCACGTGTTGTGGTCGATGCGTGCCGATGGCAGGTGGTCAGAAGACCGTGGCAACAATGTGTTCGACGGCTCGGCCCCGTTCTACTGCACCTATGAGTGCGCTGACGGCAGGTACATCGCAGTGGGTGCGCTCGAGCCGAAGTTCTTCGCCGAGCTGCTGCGGGTATTGGGGGTGGAAGCGGCTGCGGTGGGCGCACAGCGGGACCAGACCGGCTGGCCGGCGATGCGGGAGCTTTTCGCCGGAATCTTCGGGCGCCACCCGCGCGACCATTGGACGCGCGCATTCGCCGATACCGATGCGTGTGTTACCCCGGTGCTGACCATCGCCGAAGCGATGAACGATCCACATTTGTTGGCGCGCAACGTGTTCCACGATATTGGTGGGGTGCGTCAGCCGGGCCCGGCGCCGCTGTTTTCGAGAACACCCGCACCGGTGCCTGCCGTTGCGCAAATCGGCCCCGTCGTGCCGGGGTCGCAACCGCCAACCCGGTGA
- a CDS encoding CaiB/BaiF CoA-transferase family protein, with the protein MTAAPLDGITVVSLEQAVAAPYATRQLADLGARVIKVERPDGGDFARGYDRAVNGESSYFVWLNRGKESLTLDLKQPAGRRVIHQLLDGADVLVHNLGPGAAGRLGLDAESVAHQHAQVITATISGYGDDGPWRSRKAYDLLVQAEAGLLSVTGSPTHVARTGVSIADIAAGMFTYSGILTALYARATTGVVRPVSVSLFDALVEWMSQPLYYGHYRGAAPARSGARHPTIAPYGPFTAGDGGTILLAVQNPREWQRLCEIVLDRTDLVMDPRFATNPDRVANRDELDAIITEAVAGLTAAQLEELLERAGVAHARMNDVEQLWQHPVLSDRGRWQEVQIPGGQAGALVPPVGLVGVEPRLGDVPALGAHSRKILAELGYSPLEIDEFATAGVT; encoded by the coding sequence ATGACCGCTGCGCCGCTTGACGGCATCACCGTCGTGAGCCTGGAGCAGGCCGTGGCCGCGCCGTATGCCACGCGCCAACTCGCCGACCTCGGGGCGCGCGTGATCAAGGTCGAACGCCCCGATGGCGGTGACTTCGCCCGTGGCTACGACCGTGCCGTGAATGGCGAGTCAAGCTACTTCGTATGGCTCAACCGCGGCAAGGAGTCTTTGACCCTCGACCTCAAACAGCCCGCCGGCCGCCGCGTGATACACCAGCTGCTCGACGGCGCCGACGTGCTCGTGCACAACCTGGGACCCGGCGCCGCGGGGCGACTGGGTCTGGATGCCGAGTCGGTGGCCCACCAGCACGCGCAGGTCATCACCGCCACGATCAGCGGATATGGCGACGACGGCCCCTGGCGGAGTCGCAAGGCGTACGACCTATTGGTGCAGGCCGAGGCCGGGCTGCTCTCGGTGACGGGTTCACCCACTCACGTTGCGCGGACCGGTGTTTCGATAGCCGACATCGCTGCGGGCATGTTCACCTATTCCGGGATCCTCACCGCCCTGTACGCACGCGCGACCACCGGGGTGGTGCGCCCGGTGTCCGTGTCGTTGTTCGATGCGTTGGTCGAATGGATGTCCCAACCGCTCTACTACGGCCACTATCGGGGCGCGGCGCCGGCGCGCTCGGGTGCCCGGCATCCGACAATCGCGCCATACGGACCCTTCACCGCCGGAGACGGAGGGACGATCCTGCTGGCTGTCCAGAATCCGCGAGAGTGGCAACGCCTTTGCGAAATCGTCTTGGACCGAACCGATCTGGTGATGGACCCGCGGTTCGCCACGAACCCGGATCGGGTGGCCAATCGCGACGAGTTGGATGCGATCATCACCGAAGCGGTCGCTGGATTGACCGCAGCGCAACTCGAAGAACTCCTGGAGCGAGCCGGCGTGGCGCACGCCCGGATGAACGATGTCGAACAGCTATGGCAGCATCCGGTGCTTTCCGACCGCGGACGCTGGCAGGAGGTCCAGATTCCCGGCGGGCAGGCGGGCGCCCTGGTGCCACCGGTTGGCTTGGTTGGCGTCGAGCCCCGACTCGGGGACGTGCCCGCACTTGGCGCACACAGTCGAAAGATACTGGCAGAGTTGGGCTATTCGCCGCTCGAGATCGACGAATTCGCCACCGCGGGCGTCACGTAG
- a CDS encoding TetR/AcrR family transcriptional regulator, whose amino-acid sequence MSEASIVRRSSYGPSSPAIGARGASTRGRITEVSLELFGRLGYFDTSVDAIAKAAGVSRATLYQYFKGKDEIFLELLNECGGALFRVARRIGPLGPDEVGFDNLNWWLGEWSWVFEKYSTMFIQWTAIASSDTKVRPEITRFVRSYNHRVAERLAASGLEGIDPEVAAMTMTALVHRMNLFVHTNRAYGRSAKDTVDTLSVFLQLVLFPDTPTAVLTSLRLHASSDPAGDVDAVELPEEPDVEGLSIAERVAPLSKRAVNTVTALADAGAAQFRARGYRSTSVDDIVAAANVARGTFYKYFTDKQDLLAAVAAEIYEAGIAFAERIAQVDPLSEGDTLQHWLATYVDFYDRYSGCIDAWAEGTTDDPTILGIGEHGQVVIDVGAARMLVSAPGAYPFDPVVSALILRALVTRVPQAALDMDEPIGHDDVIELLVSCIRRGFYGRAT is encoded by the coding sequence ATGTCCGAAGCCTCGATCGTCCGCCGGTCCAGTTACGGCCCGTCCAGCCCTGCCATTGGCGCTCGTGGTGCCAGTACCCGGGGCCGGATCACCGAGGTCTCGCTGGAGTTGTTCGGCAGGTTGGGGTATTTCGACACGTCCGTGGACGCGATCGCCAAGGCCGCGGGAGTGTCCCGCGCCACGCTGTACCAATACTTCAAGGGCAAGGACGAGATATTTCTCGAGCTGCTCAACGAGTGCGGCGGTGCCCTGTTCCGCGTGGCGCGGCGTATCGGCCCTCTCGGCCCTGACGAGGTCGGCTTCGACAACCTGAACTGGTGGCTGGGCGAGTGGAGTTGGGTGTTCGAGAAGTACTCGACCATGTTCATCCAGTGGACGGCCATCGCGTCGTCGGACACGAAGGTGCGCCCCGAAATCACCCGCTTCGTGCGCAGCTACAACCACCGGGTCGCCGAACGGCTCGCCGCATCGGGGCTTGAGGGCATCGACCCCGAAGTCGCCGCTATGACGATGACCGCGCTTGTGCACCGCATGAACCTGTTCGTGCACACCAACCGCGCCTACGGGCGCAGCGCGAAGGACACCGTCGACACGCTGTCGGTGTTCCTGCAGCTGGTGTTGTTCCCCGATACCCCGACCGCGGTGTTGACGTCGCTACGGTTGCATGCCAGCAGCGACCCGGCGGGCGATGTGGACGCCGTCGAGTTGCCCGAGGAACCTGACGTCGAGGGGTTGTCCATCGCCGAACGCGTTGCCCCGCTGAGCAAACGGGCCGTCAATACGGTGACGGCGCTTGCCGATGCCGGTGCCGCCCAATTCCGCGCCCGCGGCTACCGCAGTACCAGCGTCGACGACATCGTCGCGGCGGCCAACGTGGCGCGGGGCACGTTTTACAAGTACTTCACCGACAAGCAGGACCTGCTCGCCGCCGTGGCCGCCGAAATCTACGAGGCCGGGATCGCGTTCGCGGAGCGGATCGCGCAGGTCGATCCGTTGTCCGAGGGGGACACGCTGCAGCACTGGCTGGCCACGTACGTCGACTTCTACGACCGGTATTCGGGTTGCATCGATGCCTGGGCGGAGGGCACCACCGACGACCCCACGATTCTCGGCATCGGGGAACATGGCCAGGTGGTGATCGACGTCGGCGCGGCAAGGATGCTGGTGAGCGCTCCGGGGGCGTATCCGTTCGACCCGGTGGTCTCGGCGCTGATTCTGCGCGCGCTCGTCACGCGCGTACCACAGGCGGCACTCGACATGGACGAGCCCATCGGCCACGACGACGTCATCGAGTTGTTGGTGTCGTGCATCAGACGCGGGTTCTACGGCCGCGCTACGTGA
- a CDS encoding MaoC/PaaZ C-terminal domain-containing protein, giving the protein MQAPAREFGPLTRQMFVRYAGASGDLNPMHYDDELARSAGYPSVFAQGMFSAALLAGFATDWLGARNVRRFGVRFRDQVWPGDVLTCAGTVTSVSEESAGERLTVELTATRQTGDVALTGTAEFFIPRNTAHRDARASDRP; this is encoded by the coding sequence ATGCAGGCACCGGCCCGTGAGTTCGGCCCACTGACCCGCCAGATGTTCGTGCGCTACGCGGGGGCGTCCGGCGACCTCAACCCCATGCATTACGACGACGAACTCGCACGTTCGGCGGGTTACCCCTCGGTCTTCGCCCAAGGCATGTTCTCCGCGGCTCTGCTGGCCGGGTTCGCGACCGACTGGCTCGGCGCGCGCAACGTGCGGCGTTTTGGAGTCCGTTTCCGTGACCAGGTCTGGCCGGGTGATGTGCTGACCTGCGCAGGAACGGTCACATCGGTATCCGAGGAGTCGGCCGGAGAGCGGTTGACCGTTGAGTTGACCGCGACCCGCCAGACGGGCGATGTTGCGCTCACCGGGACCGCGGAGTTCTTTATCCCGCGAAACACCGCCCACCGCGACGCACGGGCTTCGGATCGGCCATAG
- a CDS encoding MaoC family dehydratase N-terminal domain-containing protein → MTSSRGNDADLDVGRTWEVVVERGKIGEFADAMLTDDPAYRGPDAIIPPTFLTSAARWAPPGVRVNVGFERKRLLHGEQEYVFHGDLPAAGDTLTAQEKVVDRFAKPGKRGGEMRFATVVTEYRDAAGTLVAEAKATFIERAAKQ, encoded by the coding sequence ATGACTTCATCGCGCGGCAACGACGCCGATCTGGACGTTGGGCGGACCTGGGAGGTCGTGGTCGAGCGTGGGAAGATCGGCGAATTCGCCGATGCCATGCTCACCGATGATCCCGCCTATCGCGGTCCCGACGCCATCATCCCGCCGACATTTCTGACCAGTGCCGCCCGCTGGGCGCCACCGGGGGTACGGGTCAACGTGGGTTTCGAGCGCAAGCGCCTGCTGCACGGCGAACAGGAATACGTCTTCCACGGCGACCTGCCCGCGGCAGGTGACACGCTCACCGCGCAGGAGAAGGTGGTCGATAGGTTCGCCAAGCCGGGCAAGCGCGGAGGCGAGATGCGATTCGCCACAGTGGTGACTGAATATCGGGACGCTGCAGGCACATTGGTGGCTGAGGCCAAAGCCACCTTCATCGAGAGAGCGGCGAAGCAGTGA